The Punica granatum isolate Tunisia-2019 unplaced genomic scaffold, ASM765513v2 Contig00402, whole genome shotgun sequence sequence ccccaaagtatacgggTTGGGGCTCACCGAGTTGCTCTCGGGATAGGTTCGAACCGAAGCGTtgaggatttggattcgagtgaagcctggaaattcgagagaatcgtcttagaaaatttataatgttgcgaaatagagaataggagagggagaaggaatgcaagggaattcaaaaaatgcgtgagagatttcattgatgttgTGAATCAAAAAGCCATAATGGAAACCCCTCTCCCGTCGTGTGgcgcatggctatgccgacacgcgaggaacatcttatacatagataagccttacacatcggcaatcacagccgagtagcgcgggactgaggtccagttgtccagctcctcattttcctgcgccaagcggatgtgaacccctgaaggaatctcctcggtgacggcgtacacggCTGACGGAGTGGCAGGAGTGTCGTCAGAGTctgaggaagggccgtcaagggtgcctcCTATGATGTGTGAAGGCCCGGGAAAGAAACGAGATAGTGGGGGGACTGAAGTGCCCCTGTTGAGTCTCCCATAGTATGCGGCGAGGCGATGAAGGTGGTTGCCCTTGCGGGCCTCgatgatctcatgacaggaggggcgaaagccgagtcccctcctgtgttTGTACTCCTCAATCTCAATGGGGCGgctgatcccttgtccgcgcgccccaaggccggtgccaGGAATATAGTTGTTGCGCAGAagaaccttccctatcatgcggtcggcgcgggacggtccgctctctccgtagtctcggatgacggagatggtctcgaaCGAGTGGAACGGGAGGTTTTCGTCGTCCCCAACGCTGATGTAgggcaccgccgtctccttgtagatggcgtaatccttcTCTACTTTCACCGTGATGAGCTTCTCTTCGACGATGAACTTTAGCCGTTGgtgcagagaagaggggacggcgccggccgagtggatccaaggcctctcgagcaacaggctgaacgcgttcgggatgtcgagcacctggaacgtgatgctgaacgagcacgggccaacgtctatgaggaggtcgatctccccgttcacctccctgcgagagccatcgaaggctcggaccgccgtcttgcttgggcggactcggttaagatccacgttcatctgtttgagggtggtcaccgggcagACATTGAGGGCGGacccgttgtcaatcatgacccggccgatgatgtagttgttgcacttgcagacgatgtgcaacgcccgtgaATGTGACCAACCCTCGGacgggagctcgtcgtccgagaacgagatagtgttggagaagatggacccGATCGTCTCCTCTATCCTGTTAGGGGGCGTCTCCTTCGGCACTTGTGTCGCGGTCAGTACCCGGAGGAGGGCCTCTCGGTGAGGTTCCGAGCCGAGGAGGAGGGcaagcaatgagatgtgggccggggatttggccatttgctcgaccaccttgtattcgcttgccttcacgatcttcatgaaagcttcggcttcctcttcggtcaccttcttggacgggAAGGGTGATCTTTCGGGAGTCGCCCCGTCTCCAACAGCGGgtgctttccctttgtccttGGCCGTCGGGTTCTCATCTACCCGTCCTGAGCGTGTCAAccccatgacactgaattgCTGCTCAACGCTCCCGATgcttccttcgtaggtccaggggaccttgctaTCTGAATACGGCTCCCGAGCGGGGACGTCAACGACGAATGGGGCCGGTGAGGCCGCGTGTCCCGTGAACTCGACTGTGAGTTCCTCGGGAGTGTAATTGATTACAAAGGGAGGGGGAGTCCCCTGCGTTTCTTCGTCCCTCTCCGAGACGCATACagagatcatgttgatggatggCCCCGGTGTGCCCTGATGGTATTCGCAGCGTTTGGATTGGTCCCGGACGGACGGGTCGAAGTTCGGACCCGGGGATATCGGTTGAATCTGATCTCCTGCCAAGAGCTGCCAATATATGTGAGAGAAAGGAGCAAGCAGCGGTGAGTATTGTTTGCGGGGTTGGCTCGGTGCACCGCCGGCCTGTTGACCCTGCGAAGCAGGGTTCTGTTGCGTCGGTGGAGGAGTTCTCGACACCGGGGGCCTGGGTTGAGAGGGTTGAGCGGGGGCGGGCGTAAAGTGGTCATATGACTGTGAGGTCGTCGGCGGTGGGACAGGTGGGGCCGAATAGTAGATCGACTGAAGTTGGTGCTGCGGAGGCGGGGGAAAGTAGGTAGGAGCGGTGGTCGGTGCGGTTGTGAGATTCACCGAATATTGTTGTGGCGCCTTATGCGCCGTGTTGACGGCGTTGACTGAAACCTCTTTCGCTCTCCTCCCGCTGGAAGATGACGGCGCCGCGGGAGCCTTCTTTGACGACTCCTCTCCTTTgttggtggggtcctccattcttccgagcttgatccccaaATTCAGCTTTTttccggcctcgatgaggttggagaacgacgaagtgtgcaccaacaggtgtgaatagtacactcctctcagcgtggagtggaacagtTGGATCTGTTGTGCTTCGCTGATCGGGGGAATGTGCTTTGTGGCTTGGGCGCGCCACTTGGCGGCATACTCCTCGAACTCTTGGCCTCACGCCATTTCCTTCGTGCTCAGCTCCAAAAGGGTGGGAGGCGTTTCTGCGCAATACCGGTactggtcggtgaacttccgagagagatcctcccacgtcgggatgtcctcagccttcagtgacatgaaccaatcgagggccgatctcgacaggctatcctggaaggagtggatgacaaattcctcggTAATGGCGAAGGTGGTAgcgtggatccgtcgtgccttcataggtcttgaactctggaaccttgaacttcgggggcaggcgcatacccgggaataggctacagtcgccATAGCGGGCGTCGGGACGAACATCGTTCGCTTGcagggcccgtatcgtttcctccattcgcttCAACCTACGCTCCTGTTCAGCGTAGGCCTCAGGGAAGAAGTGTGTCGGTGAGgcgtgtacggacccgaatgtggactctcgtcggggcccgcattgcgcgcttttggatcgcgcggcttgggagtgtccaccttcccgtggggacgcgtgacggacacgcgtgagagaaggagtcgccacttatcattttacgacccgtaggtcgagggcggataagttacccgggtctaggggtatggaacacctagtgattgttaaggcattggtctgtgcggaaccggaaaatccgtgttcgggggttcatgttacgtgcgggcctatatcccgcacgccctttcggtactctggtttgctaggcttgcatgttttatgatttaccgcatgaattaagctgcactcggctcgcacgttttgacaccgaaaattcggtgaactaaacgaggtcggttgagaagccgagagagaattAAACCCTTATGTcagggagttggttcacaaacttgcgttacagttcatctaaccatggaggttgaatccctgcgtgaaccaaaaccgtgAGTTCTTgggcttactttcctttgggcaagcattaaaccgattcgattaattcgactctcggaccgttcgctcaccgactggaattcttacagaacagaatgtacaaaataaaagtccttacaatgctctcgaaaacaataaatacaaattacaaatggtcgaattccagtcgactcgcgttcggttattattccactttaactcaccgtgagtttagggaaaaagaccgaagaaatgaaattcaatggacgctctcactgaatagggcgttggaccctgtgagtgttgattagggcgttgaaccctgtgctcgatgattagggtgttgaaccctaatattattcggcttaaggatcaagctcgacccgtatggcaaacaagtgcggaaagataacacgcaacatgttaataacagacaaggtgttttgtatttaccgaatgtacgtggcttaacaagtttattaatccaaaagtgtttttgcaagcaaatgccatatgctaagaattcaaacacgtgccaatgttttagtattctgcttttgttggaaatttggaaaagagaatcgaatatcatgtgtgtagattgcttttatagtgattcggtgttgtgacactgaattaccactgaattgatccaaacttgtattttgactctagatttggaacctagagttccgcctaaccatttctaggatttggttaagtagagtgaaatgattagtccgataactgtattttgatacagaatacccaactgacatcttaaactgcgctaggatgtcggcgaatcacgaaatgatgttcttgcccttgatttgaaaatttgttttcagaaaaggagaacaacacaataaggatttgaaagtatgagggttttgaaaagggcattaacaccgttttgtaattcgtcgacgcgagttaccaattaatgtccaattcgtgcaaagttgtttaaattgaatgaattaaccgtgtgaacgtccccattaacccgttcgtggaattaatgcttaaggttattgccgaatactttaattgtgaaaacgattcgtgattcgacgaccaacacgaatccgtaaggatcgaggatatttggtccaatgaccgaaactaccctcgtaaccgaatggacccgaatgagtcaacgatacccgaatccatgcatgttttgttttgaaaagacatgtaatcgatgttttaacatgggaattgtggaaatatcgaaatttacaatttcgtacaatccgagaaattaattaaactcgaaataaggaaatcattcttgatccaaaaagggccaagaagccctcggcttcaccttgtcaaagatggccgaatactctcatggttcgattcaaatcacaaagaatttccttgtcttggtttaatcatttttcgcatgctcaaacatcaaacatgatgaaaaacacgtttttgacaaaagtcggtattaccatgatttgattaactcatttaaacatgcaaacattcacaaacatgttatttaaggaatcgataaaataataccggcttcatgcatgcaagaacaacaaaataaactcggaaaataacttggatcgggctaaggagaccaatcttaacccgaaaagagcaactcaagtctcggccatcccatttagagacttggccgtgagctcactttgccatttccgggtcgggatggtcttccaaacaacaatccaaacctttttccgacatgctagcaagttataaggtaatacacatgcataatataacataaaattgcataaaagttaagtcttgcaagttaagtatgcataaaataccataatactccatagccatgcaaaaatataaaaagccctaactcctctaagtcaagagtgatttacctagcctcgggatacgaggaaagagtcggggaagtgttcgagagtcgggtgactcggttgaacgcttggaaggatgctcgggtgcaaaggatgcacgttcgggagctaggtgcacggggagtgcggctggaatgcacgggaggcgcgcggcgtgcgcggggcgcgggcaggcgcgcggcgTGCAGACGTGCGCGGGGCGCGTGGGCGTGCGCTGGGCGTGGGCgtgcgcgggcaggcgcgcgggcgtgcacgggcgtgcgcggggcgcgcgggcggagcgggcgtgcgcgcggcttGCGCTGGCgtgcgggcgtgcgcgggcgtgtgcgcggctggcgctggcgtgcgcgcggctggcgctggcgggtcactattcacccgagagtagcgatttcacccgaaatgcactatttgacctgaaacaataatttaaagacttcaaatggaaaaaccaatttcaccaatgaactccatgggtccaaaatgagtgggatatgaagtttgagaaattttgagcttaagtcgggatgatgaacatcggcttccgacttaagaactcaaggctctcttttgatcttttcggttttcttttctcttccttctaagtgctgaagttttctggttcttgagtgttcttggctatggagtttgagaggatttcttgaaggagaaaggttggagagagtgtgtaagaggagaagtgattatcttaatcacttttgggccatttataggcaaagctaatgacacaattagcaaaagcaagtgctcttaacccccatgcttagaaaatatcaaacctcatcctcttccattgcattaatgaagaagagataagacattgatgagcattgatggaggcttgagtgttgtcttcaaactcttggatattttcaagcaagagtgcaagttggcttcttgcattgaagaagaagaagaagcttctagagtaaagggtgactcatcttgagtagcccgtgggtcccacgaccgaagaggagaaaccgggaaaaagctcgggtctcgattgatcgcgcattcgaagttcgtggtttgaattgaacgtcgaattatcgatatacacgaggaaatggatttaatgagtccgagattggcattttccgtgagaaattgccaaatgtctgtatgaggcttggaagccggttttgctccttttatgcattcagagcgaggttacccacttttgacagcatatcttgtatctgcatcccacgtcggtcattttgacataaattgtcaaattacgtgggcccttgtcccttaagccggtaaatacaaatatggagccggagatgtcctagga is a genomic window containing:
- the LOC116190232 gene encoding formin-like protein 7; protein product: MEDPTNKGEESSKKAPAAPSSSSGRRAKEVSVNAVNTAHKAPQQYSVNLTTAPTTAPTYFPPPPQHQLQSIYYSAPPVPPPTTSQSYDHFTPAPAQPSQPRPPVSRTPPPTQQNPASQGQQAGGAPSQPRKQYSPLLAPFSHIYWQLLAGDQIQPISPGPNFDPSVRDQSKRCEYHQGTPGPSINMISVCVSERDEETQGTPPPFVINYTPEELTVEFTGHAASPAPFVVDVPAREPYSDSKVPWTYEGSIGSVEQQFSVMGLTRSGRVDENPTAKDKGKAPAVGDGATPERSPFPSKK